One Hemibagrus wyckioides isolate EC202008001 linkage group LG07, SWU_Hwy_1.0, whole genome shotgun sequence DNA segment encodes these proteins:
- the LOC131355674 gene encoding butyrophilin subfamily 1 member A1-like: protein MFLCVTLLTVLYNFMESQSEPLHVVGPEAPLVAAAGEDLVLPCFIKPNTSAVDMTVEWLRLDEVASSVHLYRDHEDKNEDQAQSYRGRTSLFKEELHKGNASLTLSALQVSDEGEYKCLIMDQSWYDDITVHVIVEVLGSRPVIRMENYDNSGGINLVCESRGWKPEPEVLWLDREGATLPAEDTQIHRDTEGFSVKRRITVYDSNRFYCRLQQKHHMMEADITINSEVFGVCKWPVYIAVSACLVAGLLVTCVFGLILTAFGYKKDSQLCSWRNPGHNVFTALMLSL, encoded by the exons atgtttttgtgtgtgactcTCCTGACTGTCCTATACAACTTTATGGAATCTCAATCAG AGCCACTACACGTGGTTGGTCCAGAAGCTCCTCTTGTTGCAGCAGCTGGTGAAGATCTGGTTCTGCCATGTTTCATCAAACCCAACACCAGTGCTGTGGACATGACTGTGGAGTGGTTGAGACTAGATGAAGTAGCTTCATCAGTGCATCTCTATAGGGATCATGAAGATAAAAATGAAGATCAGGCTCAGTCCTACAGAGGAAGAACATCACTGTTTAAAGAGGAGCTACACAAAGGCAACgcttcactcacactctcagcTCTCCAAGTCTCTGATGAAGGAGAATATAAGTGTCTCATTATGGACCAATCCTGGTATGATGACATCACTGTTCATGTTATTGTTGAGG TTCTAGGAAGCCGCCCAGTGATCAGGATGGAGAATTATGATAACTCAGGAGGGATTAATCTAGTGTGTGAGTCCAGAGGCTGGAAACCTGAACCTGAGGTTCTGTGGCTGGACAGAGAAGGAGCCACTCTGCCTGCtgaagatacacagatacacagagacactgagggcTTCAGTGTGAAAAGACGCATCACTGTTTATGACTCCAACAGGTTTTACTGCAGACTTcaacaaaaacatcacatgatgGAGGCAGATATTACCATTAATA GTGAAGTCTTTGGTGTTTGTAAGTGGCCTGTCTACATTGCAGTTTCAGCATGTCTTGTTGCTGGATTGCTAGTAACATGTGTTTTTGGACTGATACTAACTGCTTTTGGTTACAAGAAAG ATTCCCAACTGTGTTCCTGGAGAAATCCAGGACATAATGTTTTTACTGCTTTAATGCTCTCACTTTAA